The Lonchura striata isolate bLonStr1 chromosome 33, bLonStr1.mat, whole genome shotgun sequence genomic interval GGGTTCCACCATGGGCTCCAGGCCTCGGGAGCCTGGCGCTTTGGGTGAGGGAGTTTTCCTTCATtgccacaggcagctgggcattGCAGGAGCCGTGCCAGCTGTGCAGGGCTTTCCTGGGAAGGCCAGGGATTATCCCGAGCCAGTCCTGGGCCACGGGGAGTGGGTGGGCGAGAGCAGTGGGGTTTGGACCGAGTCCTCAGCGTGAGCCGTGGCTGTGCCTTGTCTTGCAGCTCTACCAGCCGAGCCGAAGGatgtcctgctccagcctgtgcGTCCCCAGCTGCGGGGTGGCCACCCCGGCCCCCGTGGCTGACACCACCAACGAGCCCTGCGTGCGGCAGTGCCCCGACTCCACGGTGGTCATCCAGCCCCCGGCCTCGGTGGTCACCTTCCCCGggcccatcctcagctccttcccgCAGCAGAGCGCCGTGGGCTCGGCCGGAGCTCCCTACGTGGGAGCCGGCTCCGGGGGCGCCTTTGGCAGCCGTGGGGGCTACGGGGCCCTTGGGGGCTACGGGGGCTTTGGGGGCTACGGAGGTTTTGGGGGTTACGGTGGCTTTGGGGGTTTCGGGGGCTCTGGGATCTGTGGCCGCGGTTCCAGGTCCCtggggggctcctgtgggcCCTGCTAAAGCCCGAATCCCGGCGGGGTTCAGCGCTGCCCCTGcccgcgggctcctccagctgcccccgCTGCCCCGTGCCAccggggccgggctggagctgccgCCGCTGCTTGGGGCcggcccggcagccccgggagctgcAGCGTCCCCGGCACTGCCCGGTGCCCCTGCGGAGCCTCGGCCGGCGCCTTCGGGGCTCCCCGCGCTGCCCCCAaaagctgtcccctctctgccAGCCCCGCCAGCCGTGCCGAGCCCGGGCTgaggctctgccctgctctgccccgcTCCGAGCCCCCAgctcgccctgggcaggggcaacctctgcaccacagccctgggctgggcctcgcCGCTGCCTTGGGATTGCCGTGTTTCCAACGCCTTGCTGCTGGTTTGTCTCTCACTGACACCGCCTGTGGCCTTTGCATCCACAATAAAGAATCTGCATTGCACAAACGATTTCTTTTGGTATGGATttcttcatcctggctgtaaATGATTCTCCAACTGAGTGATGGTGTGGAATGTCCCATTGtggaatcacaggatggtttgggttgggagggaccttagaACTCATTTTGTTCCACCCCGTGCTATGGGctgggacactttccactgtcccagggtgctccaagccctgtccaacctggccttgggcactgccagagaaggggcagccccagcctctctgggaaatccatccCAGGGGCTCTCCATCCTTGCCGGGGACAATTCTTGCCCCGTGTTCCACCTAACCCCTCTCCACGGGTCTGAGcccattctcccttgtcctggcaCCCCATCCCTTGGGAATTTCTCTCCCCTTGGTCCTCAAAGCCCCTTCAGGTCCTGCAAGGCCACAATTGagtcaccccaaagcttctcgagggtgaacattcccagctctcccagcagagctgctccatccctcagatccgtcctggagcctcctctgggctctcttcTCTCCCTGAAGTTGTTTTCCAAACATTCCTGGAGCTCTGGTAGCCCttgggccgtgcccattccctggggagttTGGGCAGTGCCCAGCGCCCTCTGGGGGAAATTTTCCCTGATCTCCCACCCAAACctcccctttttattttatttattttttaaaatgtgataaaggaaaacagaaaatgtatttcGTTAGAGAAAATTTATTTGGAAAGTGAAGCTTTCCTACAACTGTGGAACAAAACTGTACAGGAAACAAAGAGCATCGTTCCAGAGGTTCAGCGAGGCTCTGGCAAATCACCAGCATCCGTGATGCCGCCTGTGAAAATGGGGAATTTCCCTTTTTGGCAGCGTTGCCCGTACAATTCCGAGCATTTCAAGTCACCTCTCTAAGCTCAGTGCCAGTAAAAAAATCCGGGATAAGCCAAAGCACGGCGGAAGCAGACGACTGCGCTGCAAAGCTGCGGGAGAACAGCTCTAAACTAAGGGAAAACAAACCGAGGAATCGCACCACGAGCCCgcctgccccggggctgagctcCCGCGGCTCTCGGGAGGAgccggagcagccccggggccgccgccgcagcTGCCCCGCGAGCGGCAGCTCGCATTTCACCCGGAGTTTCCCCTGCTGCCCGTCCCGGCGCTCAGCACGCCCAGCGCTTCCCGGAGCGGTAGGAATTGCAGGGGTGAGTCCATTGCGAGGAGTAGCTGTAGGAGTATTTgggggcgcagcgcggctcggCACGGGCCAGCACCGGCGCCGCCGCTTTGTCCCCCGCCGCCTCCAGCCTGGCCGCGACCTCggcgggcagcgcggccgcggccggcggcTCGCCCAGGGCCACCTCCGAGGGCTCCGAGGCTCCCACCACGGTTTGCTGCGGGTACGTGGTGAGGATGGGCCCCGGGAAGGTGACCACCACGGGCGGGGGGTAGATGATGACCCGCGAGTCGCCGCAGGCCACCACGCAGGGCTCGTTGGTGCTGCTGGCCAGCGGCTGCGGACACTTGGGCTCGCAGGGAGGGGGACAGGCCAGCTGGGTGGAAGCCATCGCCCGGCGGTGCTGGGAGAGAGCCTGCGGGgtgaaaaaaaacagacaaagcTCCAAAAGCGAAACGAACGGCTCCTGGCAGCTCTTGGCTGCCGGCGTTTGGGTCTAAAAGATCATCAGTGGAAATTGGGATAGAGACAGAAATGGAGCGCGGGTTTATTGGCGTTTGGGTCTAAAAGATCATCAGAGGAAACTGGGATAGAGACAGAAATGGAGCGCGGGTTTATTGGCGTTTGGGTCTAAAAGATCATCAGTGGAAATTGGGATAGAGACAGAAATGAAGCGCTGTTTATTGGCGTTTGGGTCTAAAAGATCATCAGAGGAAACTGGGATAGAGACAGAAATGAAGCGCTGTTTATTGGCGTTTGGGTCTAAAAGATCATCAGAGGAAACTGGGATAGAGACAGAAATGGAGCGAGGGTTTATTGGCGTTTGGGTCTAAAAGATCATCAGAGGAAACTGGGATAGAGACAGAAATGGAGCGCGGGTTTATTGGCGTTTGGGTCTAAAAGATCATCAGAGGAAACTGGGATAGAGACAGAAATGAAGCGCTGTTTATTGGCGTTTGGGTCTAAAAGATCATCAGAGGAAACTGGGATAGAGACAGAAATGGAGCGCGGGTTTATTGGTGTTTGGGTCTAAAAGATCATCAGTGGAAATTGGGATAGAGACAGAAATGGAGCGCTGTTTATTGGCGTTTGGGTCTAAAAGATCATCAGTGGAAATTGGGATAGAGACAGAAATTAAGCGCTGTTTATTGGCGTTTGGGTCTAAAAGATCATCAGAGGAAATTGGGATAGAAACAACTGGAGCTCTTGTTTATTGGCATTTGGCTCTAAGGGTCCTTAGAGATAATCGATTTCAAGACACGAGCCGAGCGCTGGTTTATTGGCATTTGACTCTAAGTGGTTTTTAGAGATCATCGAGATCTCTCTAAAAGGATATTGAGCTCCAAACTCGGGAAAAGACAAGAGCAGAGCACCCGGTTATTGACATTCTAAGAGATAACTCGGGTAAGAACAAGAGCCGATCGCTTGTTTGCTGACCTTTGGCTCTAAGACCTTGTCAGAAATAACTGAGATAAAAAAACAGAATTGCTCTCTTGGCTATTGACATTTCCTTTTAGGATCTTGTTAGGGATAATTGAGAAAAAGACAAGAATTGATCTCTTGGCTattgatatttctttttaagatcTTGTTAGGGATAACAGAGATAAAAATCAGATTTGATCTCTCCTCTATTGACATTTGTCTTTAAGAGATCCTGGGAGGTAATCTATGTATAGTTTTATCTCCCACCTTTAACTTCCCCGCCCCGATTTGCTCTGAATTCCtgttatattttccttttctcctcttccacGGGAGCAGAACTCCTCCTCTTTCCTTCCGTGCCACCTccgagccccggccctgccctgaACCCTCCCGGCCCTTTGGAGGAATTCCCGAGGACGCGCTCGAACTGGTTCCCACAGCGCCTCTGTTCCTCCCACgcggggaaaaaacaaaaaacaaaaaacacccgGAATTTCCACGTATTTCAGCGTGGGATAATCACCTTAGCACCCTgcttaaatttttattactttccTTGCAGATTCCTGTTGTTTTCAAGCAGGAAAATATTCTGCTAAAACACAGGGTGGGAAAAGCAAAAGGCTGAGAATAAGTGGGAGTGTTAAGTGCTCGTTTAATTAATGAAAcgtataattaaaatatttatataaaataagatatatattaaaatatttctgtagtgATATAGTCAAGCCAAataagaaaattacattttcaccTAGGGAAAATTAATTAAGTAATATTTGTTTCTTCAGGTTAAATTCTCACATAAAATGCTGGTGCAgcatcagaatatttttttaaggttgTAAATCAAATTTATCTTTTTGATTATTAAAAAACCCATGCAGGGCATTTTCCTCCAAATTCCCTCAAGTTAGAACGCAGCACTGACCTAGAGAAATGCTGAATTTAATCTCTGTGAAAGCGCTTTAGGATTGTAAATCAGTTTTAAGAGTTAGAAATGAAAGTTATTGGCACAGTTACATTAATAGTCCATAATAATCGCTTGGTGTAGTGGCTCCAATTAAATTAAGGATGAGCTGatccaagcagcagcagagctgcaccgAGCTCACTTCCAAGCCGGATTTTCCAGAGTTTTCCATGAATCCCACCGCCCTGGCGATGTTAAATCAATTCCTGAAACTTTCCCAAATATTTCTGTAGGATCAAGAGACTGAATCCCTCATTCTCCCATAAATTCCAAACCCCGGGAAAGCCCCGCTTTGATTTTGGCACCCTTCTCCCAGCACGGAAAGCACCAGCAGGACAGCGCCCCTAAATCCCTCAGAACCAGAACTCCTGCAGCCCCGATTTTGAGGAGAAATCCACGCAAGAGCAGAGGGAATCTGGAGGGGTTTAGAGCCCAGACTTACTCAGAGAGGCGGAGAGGAGGAGTCGGGAGAGGCAGGGAGGAGATGCGGCTGCAGAGGGGTTTTATATCCTGCCCCGTGGCCGGGGGCGGCTGAGCCAGCCTTTGCTAAAGCGCTTTAATGACTCGGGAGCGCAGCCCGGCGCTCGGATCGCTCCTGGAGCCGCAGGAATTGTTTTGCTCGCTGTTTATGATTATCTAAAAACCGCGTTGGGCAATAACCCCAAAAACGCAGGTGGCAATCCGCCAGGTCTTTTCATCTCGgaatttcctgcttttcccctccCGGTCTCATTAAGGGGTGAAAATGCAGCGAGAATTAATGAGGTTTTTTTAGCTTATCTTGGCTAAAAGCTGGAGTGCGCGGGGAGTCTTGGAGTGCCAGGGTGATTTTCCTTATGGGAGCAAAACCTGACACAGGGAATCGTGTCCGTGCCTCGTTTATCAAACCAGGGATTCTTTCCCATAATATTGGTGGGATTTACAGATGCGCTCCGAAGTCAGGGGAAGGATCTGGCGCAAATCTGAAGAGCAAAGCTCGGGGTTATCTTTGGAATAAAAACGAAGCCGTTCATGAATTATGCCAACCGGGGAAGTTTAAAATGAGGAGTTTgatggaacactttccataattTATTCTTTGTGAGCTCACAGCAGCCCGGATCCTCTAAGATGTCATTACCGTGATTACCAGGAACTGTTTTCCCTGGATGACAAACTCGCAGAGGTTTTGAGATCCTCTTTGAAATCTCATTTTCTGATGTCTCCGGAATATTCCCGATAAGCCTTGCGGGATCTCTGGAGCTGCCTCATAAAATCAGAATAATTCCTGGCATGCCACAAAGCTTGGGATGGTTTTACCTCGTCTCAAGGTGGGCATTTCCAGGCTCAAAAGTTCCCTCCGGAGGGAAGAGGgagtgaaaagagaaaagagcacCGAGATTTTGGGAAGATCCTCCCAGTGGCTTCTTTGTGAACAGGGAAGAGTTGGGACCGTGTGGGTCCTCTTGGGATCACGTCCATGGCAGAGGAATCctgtttatttttccccccaggaTTTAATCCTAACGAGGTTGGATGGACGTTGCCTATGAGGAGGAGCCCAAAATCCTGCCCTAAACCCgtccattttcttttcctcctgaaatCTCCCGTGTTTTTGTTATCACCTTTTGGAATTTCTTGCTCCAACACCTCCTCCCCCTTCCCAAAATTTCTGCTCCAGCCTAGGAGGATTAAAGCACAAGGAGAAAGTGTGGAATTCATCCCTCGGAAAGGATTCCAGCTCTCCTCAGTTTATCCCTGTGGCATTTGGGAATTCCCAAGCCGGGAACCGAATCCTGGCTGGCAAAATCAGTCCCTGGAGCACAACGGGATCAACTTCTCCCCAAACCCCTCGAAATGCAGAAATCTGGTGaggaattttctcttttccacccgcgttttgtgtttttctccaGTGCCTGGATTTGGTTCGTCAGGAATTTTGGAGTCAGGGATGGATCCAGGCTGAAGGAAGGGGAGGTTTAGGGGGGATCTGGGAAGGAATTTTGTGAgagtggggaggccctggcacagcttttccagggaatttctGGGAAAATACATTCtcaaaactcccccaaatcgggtttttttcagaattaagaGACTGAAATACCTCATTCTTCCATAAATTCAAAAGTCTTGGAAAAGCCCCCACTTTGATTTTTGCACTCTTTACCCGGCaca includes:
- the LOC110476921 gene encoding claw keratin produces the protein MSCSSLCVPSCGVATPAPVADTTNEPCVRQCPDSTVVIQPPASVVTFPGPILSSFPQQSAVGSAGAPYVGAGSGGAFGSRGGYGALGGYGGFGGYGGFGGYGGFGGFGGSGICGRGSRSLGGSCGPC